A genomic region of Nostoc sp. UHCC 0702 contains the following coding sequences:
- a CDS encoding 4-oxalocrotonate tautomerase family protein — translation MPFVTVKIARGHSIEKKRRLVEALTNALVSALETKPEWITIHIDEFERENWAVGGLLHSDRHRGRHDEAGR, via the coding sequence ATGCCATTCGTTACAGTCAAAATTGCCCGTGGTCATTCCATCGAAAAAAAACGGCGGCTAGTGGAAGCCCTAACCAATGCTTTAGTTTCAGCTTTAGAAACTAAACCCGAATGGATAACAATTCACATTGACGAATTTGAACGCGAAAATTGGGCTGTAGGTGGTCTATTACACTCTGATAGGCATCGTGGTAGACATGACGAAGCAGGCAGATAA
- a CDS encoding HypC/HybG/HupF family hydrogenase formation chaperone, producing MCLGIPGQIIEITNANHKLAIVNIAGVKRQVNIACIVDEQHPPEACIGDWVLVHVGFAMNRINEQEAAETLKLLQELAAISN from the coding sequence ATGTGTTTAGGAATTCCTGGCCAAATCATCGAAATAACTAACGCTAACCACAAATTAGCCATTGTTAATATTGCTGGTGTCAAACGCCAAGTAAATATTGCCTGTATCGTTGACGAACAACATCCCCCAGAAGCATGTATTGGAGATTGGGTATTAGTTCACGTCGGCTTCGCCATGAATCGAATTAACGAACAAGAAGCCGCAGAAACCTTAAAATTATTGCAAGAACTAGCAGCAATTAGTAACTAA
- the hypE gene encoding hydrogenase expression/formation protein HypE — MDIYLNNSNKNTLFQKIEQVRRRQGKVQDTHITLAHGSGGKAMRDLIDDIFVNNFDNPILSQLEDQASLNLSHLLEQGDRLAFTTDSYVVDPLFFPGSDIGELAVNGTVNDLAVSGAKPLYLTCSVILEEGLPVEILRRVATSMKVAANKADVQIVTGDTKVVHRGAVDKLFINTAGIGVIPAGVSISAHNIQPGDVVIINGELGNHGTAILIARGELALETDIESDCQPLHNLVESILKVCPQVHAMRDATRGGLATVLNEFALSSNVGIRLDEESIPVREEVKGVCEILGLDPLYLANEGKLVVVVARENADTVLSAMKSHPAGKDACMIGEVIASPPGVVFLKTAFGTERIVDMLVGEQLPRIC; from the coding sequence ATGGATATTTATTTAAATAATTCAAATAAAAATACCCTTTTTCAAAAAATAGAACAAGTCCGTCGTCGCCAAGGAAAAGTACAAGATACGCATATCACCCTCGCACATGGTAGCGGTGGTAAAGCCATGCGCGATTTAATTGATGATATCTTTGTCAATAATTTTGATAATCCGATTCTTTCCCAATTAGAAGACCAAGCTAGCTTGAATTTATCTCATCTTCTAGAACAAGGTGATAGACTTGCTTTTACCACTGATTCTTATGTTGTCGATCCTTTATTTTTTCCTGGTAGTGATATTGGTGAATTAGCTGTTAATGGTACAGTAAATGATTTAGCTGTCAGTGGTGCTAAACCTTTATATCTCACCTGTAGCGTCATTTTAGAAGAAGGATTACCTGTGGAAATTTTGCGGCGTGTCGCTACAAGTATGAAAGTAGCCGCAAATAAAGCTGATGTGCAAATCGTCACTGGTGATACTAAAGTTGTACATCGTGGTGCTGTCGATAAACTATTTATTAATACTGCTGGTATTGGCGTTATTCCGGCGGGAGTCAGCATTTCCGCCCACAATATTCAACCTGGAGATGTAGTAATTATTAATGGTGAATTAGGCAATCATGGTACAGCAATTTTAATTGCCCGTGGTGAATTAGCATTAGAAACTGATATCGAAAGTGACTGTCAGCCGTTGCATAATTTAGTAGAATCTATTCTCAAAGTATGCCCACAAGTACATGCAATGCGGGATGCTACACGCGGCGGTTTAGCAACAGTTTTAAATGAATTTGCACTCAGTTCTAATGTAGGGATTCGTCTTGATGAAGAGTCTATACCTGTGCGTGAAGAAGTTAAAGGAGTTTGCGAAATTTTAGGTTTAGACCCGTTATATCTAGCGAATGAAGGTAAGCTGGTAGTAGTGGTTGCAAGAGAGAATGCTGACACTGTTTTATCAGCTATGAAATCTCACCCCGCAGGTAAAGATGCTTGTATGATTGGTGAAGTTATTGCTTCACCTCCAGGGGTTGTCTTTTTAAAAACAGCTTTTGGTACTGAAAGAATTGTGGATATGTTGGTAGGTGAACAATTGCCACGAATTTGTTAA
- the hypD gene encoding hydrogenase formation protein HypD, whose translation MKYVDEFREPEKAEALRRQITKLSQQLEKPIKIMEVCGGHTHSIFKYGIEEILPETIELIHGPGCPVCVMPKGRLDDAIAISQNHNVILATFGDTMRVPGSKTSLLQAKAQGADIRMVYSPLDSLQIAKDNPDKEIVFFALGFETTAPSTALTILQAAVEKIHNFSMFCNHVLVIPALQALLNNPDLQLDGFVGPGHVSMVIGTDPYEFISQQYHKPIVISGFEPLDILQSIWMLLQQLIENRCEVENQYNRLVEKAGNQVALDAMNQVFLVRENFEWRGLGDIPYSGLKIHPDYAEFDAEIKFTIPNRKVADHKACQCGEILKGVLKPWECKVFGTACTPETPIGTCMVSSEGACAAYYKYGRFSHLANKNFAEQEMIILTP comes from the coding sequence ATGAAATATGTAGACGAATTTCGAGAACCTGAAAAAGCTGAAGCCTTACGCCGCCAAATTACAAAATTAAGCCAGCAGCTAGAAAAACCAATCAAAATTATGGAAGTATGCGGCGGGCATACACACTCTATATTTAAATATGGTATCGAAGAAATTCTGCCCGAAACCATTGAATTAATTCATGGGCCTGGTTGTCCAGTATGCGTTATGCCAAAAGGGAGATTAGATGATGCGATCGCTATCTCCCAAAATCATAACGTCATTTTGGCTACGTTTGGCGATACCATGCGCGTTCCCGGTTCCAAAACCAGCTTGCTGCAAGCCAAAGCCCAAGGCGCAGATATCCGTATGGTGTACTCACCCCTAGACAGCCTGCAAATTGCCAAAGACAACCCCGATAAAGAAATCGTCTTTTTCGCCCTCGGCTTTGAAACCACAGCCCCCAGCACAGCCTTGACCATTTTGCAAGCAGCAGTCGAAAAAATTCATAACTTTAGTATGTTTTGCAATCACGTCCTCGTGATTCCCGCCCTGCAAGCATTATTAAATAATCCCGATTTACAGCTAGATGGATTTGTCGGCCCTGGTCATGTCAGCATGGTAATTGGTACTGACCCTTATGAATTTATTTCTCAACAATATCATAAGCCAATTGTGATTTCTGGATTTGAACCATTAGATATACTCCAATCAATTTGGATGCTGTTACAGCAGCTAATCGAAAATCGTTGTGAAGTCGAAAACCAATATAACCGACTAGTAGAAAAAGCTGGTAATCAAGTAGCACTAGATGCCATGAATCAAGTTTTTCTTGTACGAGAAAACTTTGAATGGCGGGGCTTAGGTGATATACCTTATTCAGGCTTAAAAATCCATCCTGATTATGCAGAATTTGACGCAGAAATAAAATTTACCATTCCTAACCGCAAAGTTGCTGACCATAAAGCTTGTCAATGTGGAGAAATCCTTAAAGGAGTTTTAAAACCTTGGGAGTGTAAAGTATTTGGTACAGCTTGTACACCAGAAACACCCATTGGTACTTGTATGGTATCTTCCGAAGGCGCTTGTGCAGCTTATTACAAATACGGCAGATTTTCCCATCTTGCTAATAAAAACTTTGCTGAACAAGAAATGATAATTCTAACTCCATAA
- the hypB gene encoding hydrogenase nickel incorporation protein HypB, with protein sequence MCVTCGCSDEGEAKVTNLETGEVEHNHHHTHTLPDGTVITHSHSHDTHSEVSQIHAKIHNTTISLEQDILSKNNLIAAQNRGWFKGRNILALNLMSSPGAGKTTLLTQTINDLKHQLTISVIEGDQETTNDAQKIRETGCKVIQINTGTGCHLDASMIDRGLQQLNPPLNSVVMIENVGNLVCPALFDLGEQAKVVILSVTEGEDKPIKYPHIFRTSEIMILTKIDLLPYVQFDVQKCIEYARQVNPRIQIFQVSAMTGAGLDSWYQWLSEKSTNLSTPEFLTSEGKSLI encoded by the coding sequence ATGTGTGTAACTTGTGGTTGTTCTGATGAAGGTGAAGCTAAAGTTACTAATTTAGAAACGGGTGAGGTTGAACACAACCATCATCATACTCACACTTTACCTGATGGTACTGTTATTACCCATTCTCATAGTCACGATACTCACAGCGAAGTATCTCAAATTCATGCCAAAATTCATAATACAACTATATCTTTAGAACAAGATATTTTATCAAAAAATAATTTAATTGCCGCCCAAAATCGAGGGTGGTTCAAAGGGCGAAATATTCTTGCTTTAAATTTAATGAGTTCTCCTGGTGCAGGGAAAACTACTCTTTTAACTCAAACAATCAATGATTTAAAACATCAACTTACTATTAGTGTTATCGAAGGCGACCAAGAAACAACTAACGACGCTCAAAAAATTAGAGAAACAGGCTGTAAAGTCATCCAAATTAATACCGGAACAGGCTGTCATCTGGATGCATCGATGATAGACAGGGGTTTACAACAACTAAATCCACCTTTGAACTCAGTTGTCATGATTGAAAATGTGGGAAATTTGGTTTGTCCAGCTTTATTTGATTTAGGAGAACAGGCAAAAGTAGTAATTCTTTCGGTGACAGAGGGAGAAGATAAGCCGATAAAATACCCCCATATATTTCGCACTAGTGAGATTATGATTCTCACCAAAATTGATTTACTACCTTACGTACAGTTTGATGTGCAAAAATGCATAGAATATGCGCGACAGGTTAATCCGCGCATTCAGATTTTTCAAGTTTCTGCAATGACTGGCGCTGGATTAGATAGTTGGTATCAATGGCTATCTGAAAAGTCCACAAACTTGTCAACTCCGGAATTTCTCACAAGTGAGGGAAAATCATTAATATGA
- the hypA gene encoding hydrogenase maturation nickel metallochaperone HypA — translation MHELGITQNIVAIVIEHAKAKKVLRVVLEIGKLSAIMPDAVQFCFDICTQGTVLEGSNLEIIEIPGLARCQQCGTEIALDKPFGICNCGSVHLDLITGEELKIKEIEIEEVCV, via the coding sequence ATGCATGAACTAGGAATTACACAAAATATTGTGGCAATTGTTATTGAACATGCCAAAGCAAAAAAAGTTTTACGAGTTGTGTTAGAAATTGGCAAACTTTCAGCAATTATGCCTGATGCTGTGCAATTTTGTTTTGATATTTGTACTCAAGGAACAGTTTTAGAAGGGTCAAATTTAGAAATTATAGAAATACCTGGTTTAGCACGATGTCAGCAATGTGGTACTGAAATTGCTTTGGATAAACCATTTGGTATTTGTAACTGTGGTAGCGTGCATTTAGATTTAATAACTGGTGAAGAATTAAAAATTAAGGAAATAGAAATAGAGGAAGTATGTGTGTAA